One window from the genome of Melospiza georgiana isolate bMelGeo1 chromosome 13, bMelGeo1.pri, whole genome shotgun sequence encodes:
- the FES gene encoding tyrosine-protein kinase Fes/Fps has protein sequence MGFGPELWCPQGHSALLRLQDGELRLLELMRKWMSQRAKSDREYAGMLHHMFSQLEKQESTWQLHGNHSGHIEKSWWVLVSRTETLSQILRRHAEELAAGPLAKLSLLIRDKQQLRRAFSEQWQQLSQDYSRTTQQEMEKLKAQYRSLARDSAQAKRKYQEASKDKERDKAKEKYVRSLWKLHALHNQYVLAVQAAALHHQHHYQRVLPSLHQSLYGLQQEMVLVLKEILSEYCSISSLVQEDLLAIHQEIASAIQAIDPATEYSSFIQSHQYESEMPPAVCFDESLLEDTENLVPGELQLNELTLESVQHCLTSVEEELVAATEAVSIKEQQMQELKAEIHDEEQGRSPGERVHLLGRRQGLHEARQQLEGCLCAQAKLRAQRDLLASKLAELGAREPLPALPLPEDRQSVSSTEQERSGASALETLKNHITGIFSPKYSLPPPVPLIPDVQKPLCQQVWYHGAIPRSEVQELLTCPGDFLVRESQGKQEYVLSVLWDGQPRHFIIQAVGNMFRLEGDGFPTIPLLIQKLLQSQQPITRKSGIVLARAVPRDKWVLNHEDVLLGERIGRGNFGEVFSGRLRADNSPVAVKSCRETLPPELKAKFLQEARILKQYRHPNIVRLIGVCTQKQPIYIVMELVQGGDFLTFLRSEGPHLRVKELVKMTENAAAGMEYLESKHCIHRDLAARNCLVTERNTLKISDFGMSREEEDGIYAATGGMKQIPVKWTAPEALNYGRYSSESDVWSFGILLWEAFSLGAVPYANLSNQQTREAVEHGLRLDPPEQCPEEVYQLMQRCWEYDPHKRPNFCTIHQDLVAIRKRQR, from the exons ATGGGCTTTGGGCCGGAGCTGTGGTGCCCGCAGGGGCACAGCGCGCTGCTGCGGCTGCAGGATGGGGAGCTGCGCCTCCTGGAGCTGATGAGGAAGTGGATGTCACAGCGGGCCAAGAGTGACCGCGAGTATGCAGGGATGCTGCACCACATGTTCtcccagctggaaaagcaggagagcacttggcagctccatggcaaCCACAGTGGTCACATCGAGAAG TCCTGGTGGGTGCTGGTGAGCCGGACGGAGACGCTGAGCCAGATCCTGCGGCGGCACGCGGAGGAGCTGGCAGCGGGGCCGCTGGCCAAGCTGAGCCTGCTCATCCGCGACAAGCAGCAGCTGCGCAGAGCCTTCAGcgagcagtggcagcagctcagccaggactACAGCCGG ACGAcgcagcaggagatggagaagCTGAAGGCACAGTACCGCAGCCTAGCCCGTGACAGTGCCCAGGCCAAGCGCAAGTACCAGGAGGCCAGCAAAG ACAAGGAGCGCGACAAGGCAAAGGAGAAGTATGTGCGCAGCCTCTGGAAGCTCCATGCCCTCCACAATCAGTatgtgctggctgtgcaggcGGCCGCACTGCACCACCAGCACCACTACCAGCGggtgctgcccagcctgcaTCAATCCCTCTACGgtctgcagcaggagatggTCCTCGTCCT AAAGGAGATCCTCAGCGAGTactgcagcatcagcagcctGGTACAGGAGGATCTTTTGGCCATTCACCAGGAGATTGCCAGTGCCATCCAGGCCATCGACCCTGCCACTGAGTACAGCAGCttcatccagagccacca GTACGAATCTGAGATGCCACCAGCTGTGTGCTTTGATGAGAGCTTGCTGGAGGACACAGAAAACCTGgtgccaggggagctgcagctgaatgAGCTGACCCTTGAAAGTGTCCAGCACTG CCTGACATCGGTTGAGGAGGAGTTGGTGGCCGCCACAGAGGCCGTGAGTATCAAGGAGCAGCAGATGCAGGAGCTGAAGGCAGAGATCCACGATGAGGAGCAGGGCCGGAGCCCCGGGGAGCG GGTGCACCTGTTGGGCAGGCGGCAGGGGCTGCACGAGGCGCGGCAGCAGCTCGAGGGTTGCCTGTGTGCCCAGGCCAAGCTGCGGGCGCAGCGGGACCTGCTGGCCAGCAAGCTGGCGGAGCTGGGCGCCAGGgagcccctgcctgccctgcctctgccgGAGGACCGGCAGTCCGTCTCCTCCACG gagcaggagcGGAGCGGGGCCAGCGCGCTGGAGACCCTCAAGAACCACATCACGGGCATCTTCAGCCCAAAGTACTCG CTGCCACCCCCCGTGCCCCTCATCCCAGACGTGCAGAAGCCGCTGTGCCAGCAGGTCTGGTACCACGGGGCCATCCCGCGTTCggaggtgcaggagctgctcacctGCCCTGGGGACTTCCTGGTGCGGGAGAGCCAGGGCAAGCAGGAGTACGTGCTCAGCGTGCTGTGGGACGGGCAGCCCCGGCACTTCATCATCCAGGCTGTGGGA aacATGTTTCGGCTGGAGGGTGACGGCTTCCCCACCATTCCGCTGCTGATCCAGAAactcctgcagagccagcagcccaTCACCCGCAAGAGTGGCATTGtcctggccagggctgtgcccagg GACAAATGGGTGCTGAACCACGAGGACGTGCTGCTGGGGGAGCGCATTGGTCGG GGTAACTTTGGGGAAGTGTTCAGCGGACGCCTGCGTGCTGACAACTCTCCCGTTGCTGTGAAATCCTGCCGGGAAACCCTTCCGCCTGAGCTCAAGGCCAAGTTCCTGCAGGAAGCCAG GATTCTCAAGCAGTACAGGCACCCCAACATCGTGCGGCTCATCGGCGTCTGCACGCAGAAACAGCCCATTTACATCGTCATGGAGCTGGTGCAGG GGGGGGACTTCCTGACCTTCCTGCGCAGTGAGGGTCCCCACCTCCGAGTGAAGGAGCTGGTCAAGATGACAGAGAATGCTGCTGCCGGCATGGAGTACCTGGAGAGCAAGCACTGCATCCACAG GGACCTGGCTGCTCGCAACTGCCTGGTGACGGAGAGGAACACCCTGAAGATCAGTGATTTTGGGATGTcacgggaggaggaggatggcatCTACGCCGCCACAGGGGGGATGAAGCAAATCCCTGTCAAGTGGACGGCCCCTGAAGCACTCAATTATG gccgATACAGCTCAGAGAGTGATGTCTGGAGCTTTGGCATCCTGCTGTGGGAAGCCTTCAGCCTGGGTGCCGTCCCCTATGCCAACCTCAGCAACCAGCAGACACGGGAGGCAGTGGAGCATG GTTTGCGGCTGGACCCTCCCGAGCAGTGCCCTGAGGAGGTGTACCAGCTGATGCAGCGCTGCTGGGAGTATGACCCCCACAAGCGGCCCAACTTCTGCACCATCCACCAGGACCTCGTCGCCATCCGCAAGAGGCAGCGGTGA